GTCAACGTACCGCCTCCCCACCGACCAGCGGCGGCGTGTCGAGGCCGATATGGCAGCCGAGCAGCATGCGTGTATAGGCATCGCGCGGCGCGGCCAGCACCGCTGCGATCGGCCCCGCCTCCACCAGCCGCCCCTGATCGAGAACGCCGACCCGGTCGGCGAAACCGGAGGCCAGCGCGATGTCGTGGGTGATGAAGACGAGCGTCATCCCCGCCTCCGCCACCAGTTCGTTCAACAGAGCGACAACTTCCGCCTGCACGATGGTGTCGAGCGCGCTGGTCGGCTCGTCGGCGATCAGCAGCGCCGGCCCGGCGGCGATGGCCGCCGCGATGGCGACGCGCTGGCGCTGGCCGCCGGAAAGCTGGTGCGGAAAGGCGCGGGCGGCGGCATACGGGTCGGACAGGCGCACCCGCTGGAAGAGGTCGAGCGCATGGCCGCGCGCCGCCGGTCGCGAGAGGCCGAGATGGACCCGCGCCACCTCGGCCACCTGCGCGCCGACGCGGCGCACCGGGTTCAAGCTCGCGCCCGCGTCCTGGAACACGAAGCCGATGTCGCGCCCCGGGCGCGGCGGGCGCGTGAAGCCCGGCCCGTCGATCCGGCCGGCAACGGCGGCGTCGTCCGGCAGCAGGCCGGCCAGCGCCAGCGCCAGCGTCGACTTGCCCGACCCGCTCTCGCCGATCACCGCCAGCGTCTCGCCCCGGCCGATGTCGAGGTCGATCCCGGCGAGCGCCGGCAGCGATGACCCGGCATAGAAAACGGCAAGCCCGCGCAAGGTCACGAGCGGCGCGCTCATGCCCGCACCTTTCGCACGGCCAGCGCCTCGGCCAGCCCTTCGGAGAGAAGGTAGACGCCGAGCACGGTGACGACGAGGCCGAGCCCCGGCACGATGGACAGGAAGGGCGCGGAGCGCAGCACGTTGCGCCCCTCGGCGATCATCGACCCCCAGGTGACGATGTTGGGGTCGCCGAGGCCGAGGAACGACAGCGCCGCCTCGACGAGGATGGCGTTGGCGACGATGACCGAGGCGAGCGCCAGCACCGGCGGCAGCGCGTTGGGCAGCACCTCGCGCAGCGCGATTTCCGCCGGCCGCATGCCGACGACGCGGGCGGCCGCGACGTAATCGCGCTCGCGGATCGACAGCACTTCGGCCCGCGCCAGCCGCGCCGGCCCGGTCCACGCGCCGAGCGCGATCGCGAAGACGACGACCGGCAGCGACGCGCCGGCGACGGAAACGAAGGCGAGCGCGAGCAGGAAGCCCGGCACGGTCTGGAACGCTTCCGTCAGCCGCATCAGCGCCTCGTCGACGAGGCCGCCGGCAAAGCCGGCGACGGTGCCGACGAGCGCGCCGGCCACGGCCGCGACCAGCGCCGTCGCCAGCCCGACGACGAGCGAGGCGCGCGCGCCGTGAAGGAGGCCCGCCAGCACGTCGCGCCCCAGCCGGTCGGTGCCGAGCGGGAAGGCGGGATCGGCAAGCGGCGCCACCAGCGCCGGCCCCCTTATCGCCAGCGGATCGCCGGGAAAGAGGTACGGCGCAAGAAGCGCCGCCAGCACCGGCAGCGCCAGCAAGGCGAGGCCGGCGACGCCCTCGCGGGAGCGGAGAAGGCGGGCAAGGACGCTCACGACGCCGCCTCGCCCGTGCCGACGCGCGGGTCGAGCGCCGCATAGGCGAGGTCGACCGCGAGATTGACGAGAACGACCATGACGGCGCTGACGAGGATGATGCCGGCGAGCAGCGGCGCGTCGCGCGCGGCCACCGCCTCCTGCGCCAGCCGGCCGAAGCCGGGAATGGCGAACACGCTCTCGATGATGACGCTGCCGCCGAGCATCGACGCCGCCTGAAGCCCGAGCATGGTGACAAGCGGCAGAAGCGCGTTGCGCGCGACGTGGGCGAGCGCGATGCGCAGCCGCCCGAGCCCGCGCGCCCGCGCCGCCAGCGCATAGTCCTGCCGCCACGCCTCGGCCATGCCGGCGCGCATCATGCGCAGGAAGAGCGCGAGATAGATCATGGCGAGCGCGGCGACCGGCAGGGCGAGGTGCCAAGCGATGTCGCGGACGCGGGCGAGGCCCGTCTTGCCGGAAGCGATGGTCTCCAGTCCCGCGGTCGGGAACCAGCGGAGCTGCACGGAAAAGACGACAATCAACACCAGCCCGAGCCAGAAGCCGGGCACGGCGTAGAGCGCCAGCGAGCCGGTCGAGAGCGCCCGGTCGAGCGCGCTTCCCGGCCGCATGCCGGCGAGGATGCCGAGGCCGGAGCCGAGGGTGAAGGATAGCGCCACCGCCGATCCCATCAGCCACAGCGTCGCCGGCAGGCGCTCGAGCACGAGGTCGAGCACCGGCCGGCCGAAGGCGAGCGACCAGCCGAGATCGAGCCGCGCCAGCGAGGTGAGGTAGAGCGCGAGCCGCGCCATGACCGAGCCGTCCAGCCCCCAGTCTTCGCGCAAGGCGGCGACGAGGGCGGGGTCGCCGCCGCCGATGGAGAGGAGATAGGCGTCGACCGCATCGCCGGGCGCGGCCTCGGTGAGCAGGAACGCCCCGGCGACGACGAGCGCCAGCACCGGGACGGCGGTGAGGACGCGGCGCCTGAAAAGGCGGAAGGTTCGGCTCATGCCGGTCGAGCCGGGCGACGGCGGGCGGCTTTCCGGTCACGCCGCCGCCGCCCCTCATCCGCCCTTCGGGCACCTTCTCCCCGTGAACGGGGAGAAGGGGAAGCGGCGAGGTCGCGGCAGCGTCTCCTCTCCCCGTTCACGGGGAGAGGATGCCGGCAGGCAGGTGAGGGGCGGCGCAGGCGCGCGTGGGTCATGCGCTGCAGGTCGAATTCGAAAGGCGTCTCAATCATGCGCGGCTGGAAGCTCAAGGCGGACGCCGCCAGCCTATCACGATTCCAGTTCCGTATCCGCCCAGTTGGAGACGGCCCAGCGCGGATTGTTGGAGACGTTCCGCACCTTGTCGCTGGCCACAGTGGTAAAGCCCCATTCGGCGACGCTGATGAGCGGCAAGTCCCGCGCCACCAGCCGCTGGAACTCGCGATAGAGCGCCGTCCGCGCCGCCGTGTCGACCGTTTCCGCCGCTTCGTCGATCAGCGCGTCGAGCGCCGCGTTCTCGTAGCCGCCCTGGTTGGAGAACGGCACGCCGGCCGGCGTTCCGCTCCTGACGAGGATGGTGGTCGAGATCGCCGGGTCGCCACGGAACACGCTCGGCACCACGGCAAGGTCGAAATCGTGGTCGGTATAGATCGCCTTCTGGTGCGCGGCGGGATCGTTGTTGACGACCGTGGCGTCGATGCCGATGGCCGCGAGCGCCTGCCGCAGATAATCGCCGAACTGCCGCGTCTCGGTAAAATAGGGAGCCGGCAAAAGACGCACGGAGAAGCGCGTCCCGTTCGCCCCGCGCGGATAGCCGGCCTCGTCGAGCAGCGCGTTGGCCCTGTCGACGTCGAACGCATAGGTCTCGACATCCGGCTCGTAGAATTCCGGCGCGTTCTTCGGCACGATGCCGGTCGACGCCTCGGCATGGCCGAGAAAGATGGTGCGCACGACGAAATCGCGGTCGATGGCGTGGGCGATGGCCCGCCGCACGGCAAGGTCAGCCAGCTCCTCGCGGCGATGGTTGATCTCGACGCCGAGCTGGTAGGTCAGCCCCTCATAGCCTTTCGTGTGGACCGTCAGCCCCTCGACCTTCGAAATGCGGTCGAGATCGGTCAGCGGCACCTGGCTGAAGGCGGCGAGATGGATCTCCCCGGCCTCCAGCGCGCCGGCGGCGGCCGCGCGGTCGGGCAGGACGCGGAAGACGATCTGCTCGAGCTTCGGTTCCCCCTCGCCCCAATAATCGGGGTTGCGTTCGAGAAGATAGTACTCGCCCGGCCGGTGCTCAATGAGCCGGAACGGCCCGGTGCCGACGAGCTGGTTGTTCAGCGGGCTCGCGGCGATATCGGCTTCGTTCTCGAAGACATGCCTGGCCACCACGCTCGAAACGACCGGCAGCGCGTTGCGGATCAGCTGGAACGGCGTCGGCTTCGAGAAGCGGAAGATCGCGGTCAGCTCGTCGGGCGTGTCGACGGCTTCGAGATTGGCGAAGACGAGGCGGCCGAGATTCTGCAACGGCTTCCACACCTTCAGCGCCGAAAAGGCGACATCGGCCGAGGTGAAGGGCGCGCCGTCGTGCCAGCGCACCCCTTCGCGCAGGCGGAACGTCGCGGACAGCCCGTCATCCGACCCCTCCCACGCCACGGCAAGGCGCGGCGCCAGCCCG
The window above is part of the Aquamicrobium sp. genome. Proteins encoded here:
- a CDS encoding ABC transporter substrate-binding protein; protein product: MIPFRFSRRTVLQGTALLLASTAMPSLLLAQGGGEGGRLVVAADSEPRNLNPAIVASNGVFFIASKVIEPLAEASFDGPDGLAPRLAVAWEGSDDGLSATFRLREGVRWHDGAPFTSADVAFSALKVWKPLQNLGRLVFANLEAVDTPDELTAIFRFSKPTPFQLIRNALPVVSSVVARHVFENEADIAASPLNNQLVGTGPFRLIEHRPGEYYLLERNPDYWGEGEPKLEQIVFRVLPDRAAAAGALEAGEIHLAAFSQVPLTDLDRISKVEGLTVHTKGYEGLTYQLGVEINHRREELADLAVRRAIAHAIDRDFVVRTIFLGHAEASTGIVPKNAPEFYEPDVETYAFDVDRANALLDEAGYPRGANGTRFSVRLLPAPYFTETRQFGDYLRQALAAIGIDATVVNNDPAAHQKAIYTDHDFDLAVVPSVFRGDPAISTTILVRSGTPAGVPFSNQGGYENAALDALIDEAAETVDTAARTALYREFQRLVARDLPLISVAEWGFTTVASDKVRNVSNNPRWAVSNWADTELES
- a CDS encoding ATP-binding cassette domain-containing protein, with translation MSAPLVTLRGLAVFYAGSSLPALAGIDLDIGRGETLAVIGESGSGKSTLALALAGLLPDDAAVAGRIDGPGFTRPPRPGRDIGFVFQDAGASLNPVRRVGAQVAEVARVHLGLSRPAARGHALDLFQRVRLSDPYAAARAFPHQLSGGQRQRVAIAAAIAAGPALLIADEPTSALDTIVQAEVVALLNELVAEAGMTLVFITHDIALASGFADRVGVLDQGRLVEAGPIAAVLAAPRDAYTRMLLGCHIGLDTPPLVGGEAVR
- a CDS encoding ABC transporter permease; amino-acid sequence: MSRTFRLFRRRVLTAVPVLALVVAGAFLLTEAAPGDAVDAYLLSIGGGDPALVAALREDWGLDGSVMARLALYLTSLARLDLGWSLAFGRPVLDLVLERLPATLWLMGSAVALSFTLGSGLGILAGMRPGSALDRALSTGSLALYAVPGFWLGLVLIVVFSVQLRWFPTAGLETIASGKTGLARVRDIAWHLALPVAALAMIYLALFLRMMRAGMAEAWRQDYALAARARGLGRLRIALAHVARNALLPLVTMLGLQAASMLGGSVIIESVFAIPGFGRLAQEAVAARDAPLLAGIILVSAVMVVLVNLAVDLAYAALDPRVGTGEAAS
- a CDS encoding ABC transporter permease, giving the protein MSVLARLLRSREGVAGLALLALPVLAALLAPYLFPGDPLAIRGPALVAPLADPAFPLGTDRLGRDVLAGLLHGARASLVVGLATALVAAVAGALVGTVAGFAGGLVDEALMRLTEAFQTVPGFLLALAFVSVAGASLPVVVFAIALGAWTGPARLARAEVLSIRERDYVAAARVVGMRPAEIALREVLPNALPPVLALASVIVANAILVEAALSFLGLGDPNIVTWGSMIAEGRNVLRSAPFLSIVPGLGLVVTVLGVYLLSEGLAEALAVRKVRA